The genomic interval CTGGTTTTGACCTGGTAGAGGGCAGTGATATTATTCCGGACATCAGCACGATAGAAATCAACAATCAGGCTGTTATCGAATCCAATAGCGATCAGTATCAATTAAAATTCAATTTCCTGCTGAAGAATACCAGTAAAAAAAAGCAATATTACCGCTTCAGGATCTTATATGAAGACCGTAACTCAGGCAAAACAATCAAAAAGATGCCATTTTATATCCGACCGGTCAATACCTCTGATATTTTTGGAAGCGTGAACTCCAGCAAAAAAGCGTGGTTTGTTGAAAAAGCTCAACCAGCCGGAGAAACTATATTTTATGCTTTCAGTACAGATGACCATCCAGCATCAAAAAATAACTATATAGAAGTCACCGTGCTTACTGAAACCAGTTATAAATATTTAAAGAGTATATCTAAAGCAGATAATAGCGAAGAAGACCCTTTTGCAGAAAAAGTAATTATCCATAGTAATATACAAAATGGCTTAGGCATAGTTGGCGGTTTATCTTCTAAAGAATTCCCTGTACCTAACCCTTAAAACCGGATCAGCCAACCGGTAGCCGGAAAAAGAAAGCAGAGCCATAATCAGCTTTTCTTTTGAATTCACCAACACCTGAAAAATACTAATAATATTAGCAAATAATAAAAATAAAAGATTCTTTTCATATTTTCGTTGAATCTACTATAATTCAACTACTCAATGAAAATCATGATTTTTGGAGCATCAGGCTCTGGTACAACCACTTTAGCTCATCGGCTCTCCATTGAACTGGGCTTTAGCCACCTTGATACCGATGACTATTACTGGCTCAAAAGTGAAATACCCTTTGAGCTAAAACGCGATCCACAAGAGCGCGACAACTTATTTATCAGCGATTTTAAGAAAAGTGAAAACATTGTTGTTTCTGGCTCCATATTAAACTGGAATGACCAGTTTTTTAATTATTTCGATCTGGTTGTATTTCTATGGATCCCACCTGCAGTTAGAATAGCACGCTTAATTAAAAGAGAAACCGAACAGTATGGAGATTTACTGACCACAGATGAATACTGGAAAAAAAAGTTTGCTGAATTTATTGAATGGGCATCAGGCTATGACCAGCCTGGCTTTCCAAGCAGAAGTTTCGAACAACATACCAATTGGCTCCATAAATTACAGGTTCCGGTTCTCAGATTAGAAAGTGATATTACTGTTGAAGAACGATTGCGGCTGGTCAGAGAGAAAATTGAGCACCTGTCTATCCATCAGGAACTGACATTTACAGAAAAGAATGAAATCAACCGGACACTTTATGATCTGCTGCTATCTGCCGACCCGTCTATAGAAGTTATCAATTCATATACGCACAATAACGAGATTTTTGTTGCCTTATACCGGAAAAAGATCATTGGTGCTTTTGTACTGCTGCCTTTAAATAAAAGCACTATTGAAATCAAGAATATCGCTGTTAAAACTCAGTATCAAGGTATTGGTCTGGGTAAACGCCTGCTGGAAAAGGCTGCTGTTGCTTCCATAGCCAAAGGATTTAAAACACTCAGGATTGCAACTGGTAACTCAAGTATCGGTCAGCTGGCTTTATATCAAAAAGGAGGTTTCGAACTCGTGGGTATGAATCACAACTTCTTTATTGATCATTATCCCCACCCGATTATTGAAAATGGGATCCGTTGTAAACACCTGCTGATTTTAGAAAGGAGTATATAGTTACTGTGTTTTTTTCAGGTAAAGAATTACAATAAAATATAAACAGATCAGACCGAGTATAAACCCACCTAATACGTCTGTAAGCCAATGGGCCCCCAGATATATTCGCGAAAAAGGTATCGTTAAGATCAAAAACGCTGACAGCAAAGCTACCACTATCCTTAAACCCAGGTTAATCTGTTTAAGATTCCACATCAAAAACAGCAGAAAGCCGAAAAATATGGTGTAAAATAAGGTATGTCCACTGGGAAAGCTTTGCTGTTTAGCTATTTCTACTATTCTAACCAGTTTGATAGTAGGCCTTGGCCGGTTGACCAGTATTTTGATAACCGTACTGATCAGGCCTGAAATAAAAGTAAGTATCACAAAAAGTGCTTCTCTGCGAAATTTAAAGACATAGAAGATCATTGCCACTGCTAAACCCATAAACATTGGAACAGGAAAAGCACCAAACCAGCTAATCAGCTCCATAAGCTTATCCAGTTCAGGGCTCTGGGTTGATTGTACCGCTGCAGAAACTTTTAAATCAATAGCCGATAGCGGAAACAATGCGACAAGAAAGGATAAAAACAGGAACCCCAAACACAGGATTATTAAAAACCAGGTCAAAAATCTTTTTCTACTTACAGTTGCGGTGTCTATCAATTTATACAAGATTACAGGAAATGCCAAAAATACAAATCACAATGGAGAATCAATGACCTGACAGGCTATTCTTTAGCAAAACCTACCTTATAAAAGGTAACTTTTTAATAACAAAAAGGCAGAACTTATAAAAATTCTGCCTTTTTTAGTGTTCATTCGTGATTAACTCAGGAGCGGTGCATGGATAACCAGGTCTTCCTTTAAATCAGCAACAAAGTGATCTATCTGCTCCTTACTAACGCCGGGCATGCAAATCACATGGCTATTACCATCCTCAGTTGCAATCTGCCATTTCTGCCTTAATGCAATAGAAGGGGCAGGAAATACGACTGTTAATGCCGAAGGATTAGTCCACGCTTTAACACCAATAGCATTCATACTTTTAACGGTATAAGCTGCAATTTCCAGGCATTCCAAAGCACGCTGCTTCAACCCTTCTTTACCTAATTTCTTAATCGCATACCACATAAAAATAGGGCTGTGACCGTTACGGCTACCAGTAATCGTAGTATCTACCGTACCTATATAAGGAATTGCTTTCCCGATTCTGTCCTTATAGTTCTTTTTAACCAGTACCAATCCGCAAGGAATAGGTGAAC from Pedobacter sp. WC2423 carries:
- a CDS encoding GNAT family N-acetyltransferase, with protein sequence MKIMIFGASGSGTTTLAHRLSIELGFSHLDTDDYYWLKSEIPFELKRDPQERDNLFISDFKKSENIVVSGSILNWNDQFFNYFDLVVFLWIPPAVRIARLIKRETEQYGDLLTTDEYWKKKFAEFIEWASGYDQPGFPSRSFEQHTNWLHKLQVPVLRLESDITVEERLRLVREKIEHLSIHQELTFTEKNEINRTLYDLLLSADPSIEVINSYTHNNEIFVALYRKKIIGAFVLLPLNKSTIEIKNIAVKTQYQGIGLGKRLLEKAAVASIAKGFKTLRIATGNSSIGQLALYQKGGFELVGMNHNFFIDHYPHPIIENGIRCKHLLILERSI
- a CDS encoding phosphatase PAP2 family protein, whose product is MGFLFLSFLVALFPLSAIDLKVSAAVQSTQSPELDKLMELISWFGAFPVPMFMGLAVAMIFYVFKFRREALFVILTFISGLISTVIKILVNRPRPTIKLVRIVEIAKQQSFPSGHTLFYTIFFGFLLFLMWNLKQINLGLRIVVALLSAFLILTIPFSRIYLGAHWLTDVLGGFILGLICLYFIVILYLKKTQ
- a CDS encoding DUF4249 domain-containing protein, whose translation is MSAPNFRDFTRLTILSSFLFTVVLLTSCQKRLTVDLLSAADRPVLNVWMNENTPVKARFTLSGGLADGQSFKDPENVETKLYENDVFKESLKSQTIDGKKYFISTIGVLKDKKYKVTAAAPGFDLVEGSDIIPDISTIEINNQAVIESNSDQYQLKFNFLLKNTSKKKQYYRFRILYEDRNSGKTIKKMPFYIRPVNTSDIFGSVNSSKKAWFVEKAQPAGETIFYAFSTDDHPASKNNYIEVTVLTETSYKYLKSISKADNSEEDPFAEKVIIHSNIQNGLGIVGGLSSKEFPVPNP